From one Chlamydia sp. 04-14 genomic stretch:
- the rplT gene encoding 50S ribosomal protein L20, giving the protein MVRATGSVASRRRRKRILKQAKGFWGDRKGHFRQSRSSVMRAMAFNYMHRKDRKGDFRSLWIARLNVASRINGLSYSRLINGLKCAGIDLNRKMLSEMAIHNPMGFAEVANQAKKALEATV; this is encoded by the coding sequence ATGGTGAGAGCAACAGGTTCAGTAGCTTCCAGACGCCGTCGTAAGCGCATATTGAAACAGGCTAAAGGTTTTTGGGGAGATAGAAAAGGCCACTTTCGTCAAAGCCGATCCTCTGTAATGAGAGCTATGGCATTTAATTACATGCATAGAAAAGATCGTAAAGGCGATTTCCGTAGTCTTTGGATAGCTCGTCTCAACGTGGCCTCTAGAATAAATGGTCTATCCTACAGTCGTTTAATTAACGGATTAAAATGTGCTGGGATCGATTTAAATAGGAAAATGCTATCCGAAATGGCTATTCATAATCCAATGGGTTTTGCAGAGGTAGCCAATCAAGCAAAAAAAGCTTTAGAGGCAACTGTTTAG